The DNA sequence ATATTTTATCAACGTGATCAATTTCAATAAAATTTGACATCTTTTTTAATGAATAATTAATAATAATTAAAAGGTTTCAGGTTTCAGGTTTCAGGTTTCAGGTTTTATTTCTCTGACATTGGCATTAATGAGTAAGATATTTTTTAATTTCTCCCCATGCTTCCCATGCCTCCCTCTCTCCCCACTCCCCACTCCCTACTCCTAACCCCGAACTCCGAACTCCGAACTCGTTATCTATTTTTGTTCACCCGGAACAACAATACTAGCGATAAAACCAACGAATCTATCTAGCAATAAACCGACTATACCAACATAAATTAAAGCAATAATAATTTCACTCATTAAAGAGCTGTTATAAGCATCCCAAATAAAGAAGCCAATACCCACACCACCAATTAACATTTCTGCGGCCACAATTGCTAACCAAGATAAACCGATACCGATTCTTAAACCAGTGAAAATATAGGGAACTGAAGCAGGAAATAAGATGTTAAAAAAGTATTCAGTTTTAGATAATTTTAACACCCTAGAAACGTTAGTATAATCTTGAGGAATTTTTTGTACTCCTACGGTTGTATTGATAATAATAGGCCAAATAGCAGTAATGAAAATAACAAAAATAGCCGAGGGTTCTGCTTCTTGAAATGCGGCTAAAGCAATGGGTAGCCAAGCAAGAGGAGGAATAGTTCTTAATACTTGAAAAATAGGATCTACCGCATCATAAATAACTTTATTTGCCCCAATTAGAATACCTAAACCAATCCCAACTATTGCCGCTAAAGAAAATCCGATCGCAACTCTTGTTAAACTGGCAAAAATTTGAATTGCCAACCCTTTATCTGTACCGCCATTATCAAAAAAGGGATCAATAATTAACGGATAAGTATCTTCAAAAACCTGAACAGGACTAGGTAAATTTGAGGATTCACCACTGCAAACAATTTGCCAAATTACTAAAAATACGATGATAGCAACCGCAGGACGAATTACTTTTTTAGAATACAAAAAGCTGAGGGGATTTTTTTTGCGGAGTTTTAAATTAATACTAGAATTAGCCATAGTTAAAAAAGGAATGATTTGAATAAAAAATAAAATATAAGGTGATCATTTTTAGCTAAGTTGTTGTGGCAAAGAGAAGTAAGTTAGACGCATTTTACTTATATTATTTATTGGTTGATAGAAAATAAATAATACTCATAATTATTGCCCCTTGCCTCTCGCCTCTTGCCTACCTTAACTGAGGATTATTGATGTGAAGTTTATGTTAAGCCTTAATAGCTTTGATTTTGAGACTATCTAAATAGGCTTGAGGATTTTCTGGATCAAATGTGACACCATCAAAGAAGGTTTCAACCCCACGAGATGGGCTACTAGGTATTTCCGACTC is a window from the Cyanobacterium sp. Dongsha4 genome containing:
- the ntrB gene encoding nitrate ABC transporter permease, which codes for MANSSINLKLRKKNPLSFLYSKKVIRPAVAIIVFLVIWQIVCSGESSNLPSPVQVFEDTYPLIIDPFFDNGGTDKGLAIQIFASLTRVAIGFSLAAIVGIGLGILIGANKVIYDAVDPIFQVLRTIPPLAWLPIALAAFQEAEPSAIFVIFITAIWPIIINTTVGVQKIPQDYTNVSRVLKLSKTEYFFNILFPASVPYIFTGLRIGIGLSWLAIVAAEMLIGGVGIGFFIWDAYNSSLMSEIIIALIYVGIVGLLLDRFVGFIASIVVPGEQK